The sequence GTGGACGCGCCGCCGCAGGCGCTCTTTCCCATCGTGCAGGGCGGCACCCACGACGATCTGCGCGCCCGCAGCATCGAAAGCATCCTGAGTGCCGGCGATTGGGTCGGCATCGCGGTGGGCGGCTTGAGCGTAGGCGAAGCGAAGGAGGCGATGTACCACACCTTCGACACCTGCGCGCCGCTGCTGCCGTGGGACAAGCCCCGCTACCTCATGGGCGTGGGTTTCCCCGATGATCTGCTCGAAGCCGTCGGGCGCGGCATGGACCTCTTCGACTGCGTCGCGCCAACGCGCATGGGTCGCCATGGGACCGTGTTCACACCCACGGGCAAAGTGCAGATCACGAAGAGCAGTTATCGGCTGGATCGCCGGCCGCTGGTCGCGACGTGTCCGTGCCCGGCGTGTACCCAGTATGACCGGGCGTACCTACGGCATCTGCATGTGACCGAGGAGCCCCTCGGCCCGCGACTCCTGGCGCTGCACAACCTCACGTTCCTCATGGAGCTCATGCGGGAAACGAGAGCACGGCTTCGCGAAGGCTCGTTTGGCTCGTGGGCGGCGGAGTGGCTTTGGCGTTATCGCGGGCGGAGAGAGTGAACATCTCGCACAGAGACACAGTGAACACAGAGGGACACAGGGTATTTCTTTTTCGTTGATCGTTTTTCTCTGTGCGTCTCTGTGACCCTCCGTGCCTCTGTGCGAGACACTCACCACTCAAGCCGGCGCGATGGCTCGCAGCAGGAGCACGGCACTCACCGCGCCGATGATCGGCCCCACGATGGGGATCCACGCGTAGCTCCAGTCGCTGCTCCCCTTCCCGGCGATCGGGAGGAGCGCGTGGGCGATGCGCGGTCCGAGATCACGTGCGGGGTTGATCGCGTAGCCGGTGGGGCCGCCGAGTCCGAGGCCGACGCCCCACACCACCGCACTGACGAAGATGGGCGTCAGATTGCTCGCTGGCGTTGTGCCGCTCACGCCGCGCATGCCAAGTGCCGAGGCAATGAACACCAGCGCGAAGGTGCCGATCGCTTCGGTGATCAGATTATTCAGCGGATGCCGAATGGCCGGGCCCGTCGAAAAGCAGGCCAGGATATCGGCAGCATTCG is a genomic window of Gemmatimonadaceae bacterium containing:
- a CDS encoding aquaporin family protein, which encodes MSRSCGLRGSGANSEMPTTALGEFFGTFVLILLGNGVVANVVLPETKGQNGGWIVITTGWALAVLAGVAVALALGAPGELNPAGSIANVVTGARTLSNALWHIGAQLAGAIAGATLVWLAYLNHWRRATNAADILACFSTGPAIRHPLNNLITEAIGTFALVFIASALGMRGVSGTTPASNLTPIFVSAVVWGVGLGLGGPTGYAINPARDLGPRIAHALLPIAGKGSSDWSYAWIPIVGPIIGAVSAVLLLRAIAPA